Proteins co-encoded in one Capnocytophaga ochracea DSM 7271 genomic window:
- the secA gene encoding preprotein translocase subunit SecA, protein MSIINSLIKIFVGDKAKNDLKAIQPIVEKIKTYASQLENISNDELRAKTIEFKQRIKDARAEFDTKIAELEAQANATDDIDAKEDLYAEVDKLNGEAYQVSEKVLNEILPEAFATMKETTRRFANNETITVTATEHDRELSATHDYVTIEGDKAVWKNHWDAAGKDVTWDMVHYDVQLIGGIALHQGKIAEMQTGEGKTLVATLPVYLNALTGNGVHLVTVNDYLARRDSAWMGPLFEFHGLRVDCIDNHQPNSEARRRAYNADITYGTNNEFGFDYLRDNMAHTPEDLVQRSHNYAIVDEVDSVLIDDARTPLIISGPTPKGELHEFNELKPLVENLVNKQRTYLTKVLADARKLIAEGDTKEGGFQLLRVYRGLPKNKALIKFLSEEGVKQLLQKTENYYMQDNNREMPKVDAELYFVIDEKNNQIELTDKGFADIAYDGDKDFFVLPDIGVEIANIENQGLPIEEEAKLKDKLFQDFSVKSERIHTLNQLLKAYTLFEKDVEYVVIDNKVLIVDEQTGRIMDGRRYSDGLHQAIEAKENVKIEAATQTYATITLQNYFRMYSKLAGMTGTAITEAGEFWEIYKLDVMEIPTNRPIARKDHNDLIYKTKREKYNAVIDEVVKLSEAGRPVLIGTTSVEVSELLSRMLTMRKVKHNVLNAKLHKKEAEIVAEAGHSGVVTIATNMAGRGTDIKLTPEVKAAGGLAIIGTERHDSRRVDRQLRGRSGRQGDPGSSLFFVSLEDNLMRLFGSERIARLMDSLGHKEGDVIQHSMMTKRIEAAQKKVEENNFGMRKRLLEYDDVMNAQRKQIYKRRRHALEGERLKVDLANMIFDTCENIVESNKGGNNYKNFTFELIKYFSLKTQISEAEFAKQSPNDLTFALYHEALKHYQEKAERSAAQAFPVIKDVYENPNNTYERIVVPFTDGEKMLNIVTDLKEAYETQGKKLVSDFEKNITLGIIDEEWKTHLRRMDELKQSVQLAVHEQKDPLLIYKFEAYQLFKAMVDKVNKEIISFLFKAELPTQNPPVQEAHAPQRTREHYQTNKEEALNSDEMAQRAREVGQQASQRRSVVETIVRQQPKIGRNDKVVIQNIRTGERKELKFKQADPLINSGEWILVSNK, encoded by the coding sequence ATGAGCATTATCAATTCCCTTATTAAAATTTTCGTTGGCGATAAAGCCAAAAACGACCTAAAAGCAATCCAACCTATCGTTGAAAAAATAAAAACTTACGCCTCTCAGTTAGAAAATATCTCTAATGATGAGTTGCGCGCAAAAACTATTGAGTTTAAGCAAAGAATAAAAGACGCTCGCGCCGAGTTCGATACTAAAATAGCCGAACTCGAAGCCCAAGCAAACGCTACTGACGATATCGATGCTAAAGAAGACCTTTATGCTGAAGTAGACAAACTCAACGGCGAAGCCTATCAAGTCTCCGAAAAAGTATTAAACGAGATCCTTCCCGAAGCCTTCGCAACAATGAAGGAAACTACCCGTCGTTTTGCTAATAACGAAACTATTACCGTAACTGCTACCGAGCACGACCGCGAACTATCGGCTACCCACGACTATGTGACGATTGAGGGCGATAAAGCTGTATGGAAAAACCACTGGGACGCCGCTGGTAAAGATGTTACTTGGGATATGGTACACTACGATGTACAGCTCATTGGAGGTATTGCCCTTCACCAAGGTAAGATTGCCGAAATGCAAACAGGGGAAGGTAAAACCCTCGTGGCTACCTTGCCTGTCTACCTCAATGCCCTAACGGGGAATGGGGTGCACCTCGTAACCGTGAACGACTATTTGGCACGCCGAGATAGTGCGTGGATGGGACCTTTATTTGAGTTCCACGGTTTGCGTGTGGATTGTATCGACAACCACCAACCTAACTCCGAAGCGCGTCGTCGTGCCTACAACGCCGATATTACCTATGGAACTAACAACGAATTTGGTTTCGACTACCTCCGCGACAATATGGCGCACACTCCCGAAGATTTGGTGCAACGCTCTCACAACTATGCCATTGTCGATGAGGTCGATTCTGTATTGATAGACGATGCTCGTACACCGCTCATCATCTCAGGTCCTACCCCTAAAGGTGAATTGCACGAGTTCAACGAACTGAAACCTTTGGTAGAAAATTTGGTAAACAAACAGCGTACTTACCTCACCAAAGTATTAGCCGATGCCCGCAAACTCATTGCCGAAGGGGATACCAAAGAAGGGGGATTCCAACTCTTGCGCGTGTATCGTGGGTTACCTAAAAACAAAGCGCTCATCAAGTTCCTCAGTGAAGAAGGGGTAAAACAACTGCTCCAAAAAACTGAAAATTACTATATGCAGGATAACAATCGCGAAATGCCAAAGGTAGATGCCGAATTGTACTTCGTGATTGATGAGAAAAACAACCAAATCGAGCTTACCGATAAAGGGTTTGCTGATATTGCCTACGATGGTGATAAAGATTTCTTTGTTTTACCTGATATTGGGGTAGAAATTGCCAATATTGAGAACCAAGGTCTTCCTATTGAAGAAGAAGCTAAACTAAAAGATAAATTATTCCAAGATTTTAGCGTAAAAAGCGAACGCATTCACACCCTTAACCAATTGCTCAAAGCCTACACTCTCTTTGAAAAAGATGTAGAGTATGTAGTAATTGATAACAAAGTGCTCATCGTCGATGAACAAACAGGTCGTATTATGGACGGTCGTCGTTATTCCGATGGTTTGCACCAAGCGATTGAAGCCAAAGAGAATGTGAAAATTGAGGCTGCTACCCAAACCTATGCGACTATTACCTTGCAAAACTACTTCCGTATGTATAGCAAGTTAGCAGGTATGACGGGTACTGCTATCACCGAAGCGGGTGAGTTCTGGGAAATCTATAAACTCGATGTAATGGAAATCCCTACCAACCGTCCTATCGCTCGTAAAGACCACAACGACCTTATCTATAAAACCAAACGCGAGAAATACAACGCCGTAATCGATGAGGTAGTAAAACTTTCCGAAGCTGGTCGCCCTGTGTTGATAGGTACTACTTCTGTGGAAGTATCCGAACTCCTCAGCCGTATGCTTACAATGCGCAAGGTGAAACACAATGTATTGAATGCGAAATTACATAAAAAAGAAGCTGAAATCGTAGCCGAAGCCGGACATAGTGGTGTGGTAACCATCGCAACCAATATGGCGGGACGTGGTACCGATATCAAGTTAACCCCCGAAGTAAAAGCTGCAGGAGGTTTGGCAATTATAGGTACCGAACGCCACGATTCTCGTCGTGTCGATCGTCAGTTGCGCGGTCGTTCTGGTCGTCAAGGTGACCCTGGTAGCTCACTCTTCTTCGTTTCTCTCGAAGATAACCTAATGCGCCTCTTCGGTTCTGAACGTATCGCCCGATTAATGGATAGCTTAGGTCATAAAGAAGGTGATGTAATTCAGCACTCTATGATGACCAAACGCATCGAGGCAGCTCAGAAAAAGGTAGAAGAAAACAACTTCGGTATGCGTAAACGTCTGTTGGAGTACGACGACGTGATGAACGCACAACGCAAGCAAATTTATAAACGCCGTCGCCACGCTCTTGAAGGTGAACGCCTAAAAGTGGATTTGGCAAATATGATATTCGATACTTGTGAGAATATAGTAGAGAGCAACAAAGGTGGAAATAACTACAAGAATTTCACTTTCGAGCTCATCAAATATTTCTCACTGAAAACACAAATTTCAGAAGCTGAATTTGCTAAACAATCGCCAAACGACCTTACTTTTGCCTTGTATCACGAAGCGCTCAAACACTATCAGGAAAAAGCTGAACGCAGTGCCGCTCAAGCCTTCCCAGTAATTAAAGACGTATACGAAAATCCTAATAATACTTATGAGCGTATCGTCGTGCCTTTCACCGATGGCGAAAAGATGCTCAACATCGTAACCGACCTCAAAGAGGCGTACGAAACCCAAGGTAAGAAACTCGTAAGCGATTTCGAGAAGAATATTACGCTTGGCATCATCGACGAGGAATGGAAAACGCATCTCCGCCGTATGGACGAGCTTAAACAATCTGTACAATTAGCGGTACACGAACAGAAAGACCCGCTACTTATTTATAAGTTTGAAGCCTATCAGTTGTTCAAAGCTATGGTCGATAAGGTAAACAAAGAGATTATCTCTTTCTTGTTCAAAGCCGAGTTACCTACTCAAAATCCACCTGTACAGGAAGCCCACGCGCCACAACGCACTCGTGAGCACTACCAAACCAATAAGGAAGAAGCCCTCAACAGCGATGAGATGGCACAACGCGCCCGTGAAGTAGGGCAACAAGCCTCACAGCGCCGTTCGGTAGTAGAGACCATCGTACGCCAACAACCTAAAATTGGTCGTAATGATAAGGTAGTAATCCAAAACATCCGCACCGGTGAACGCAAAGAGCTCAAGTTCAAACAAGCAGACCCCCTAATAAACAGCGGAGAATGGATTTTAGTATCCAATAAATAG
- a CDS encoding DUF3592 domain-containing protein, with protein MDNQMNNQMGMLLSSGIFFLFALVFLVTAEINKRITEKNKKLYQGKAQGEVLEIVKSGTQGIGGIGFNNRTYVVYKYTVGENTYIVKPLVLNSNAPINLKYANSAHTFCVTYFGAHSGSRQTNYRAGESITVAYLPETPSEHQIVDDKDKTFFCKGFRIAGFAIMSIAVIFLIVSFFIKK; from the coding sequence ATGGACAACCAAATGAACAACCAAATGGGAATGCTGCTAAGCTCTGGTATATTCTTTCTGTTTGCGCTTGTATTCTTGGTTACTGCTGAGATTAACAAAAGAATTACTGAAAAGAACAAAAAACTATATCAAGGGAAAGCACAAGGAGAGGTATTAGAAATTGTCAAATCAGGCACTCAAGGTATAGGAGGTATTGGTTTTAATAATAGGACTTATGTAGTCTATAAGTATACTGTAGGAGAAAATACTTATATTGTAAAGCCTCTTGTTCTGAACTCAAACGCCCCTATAAACTTGAAATATGCTAATTCGGCTCATACTTTTTGTGTAACCTATTTTGGGGCTCATAGTGGTAGCCGTCAAACCAATTATCGAGCAGGCGAGAGTATAACAGTAGCTTATTTGCCCGAAACTCCCAGTGAACACCAAATAGTAGACGATAAAGATAAAACGTTTTTTTGTAAGGGGTTTCGCATAGCAGGATTCGCAATAATGTCCATTGCAGTAATTTTCTTGATTGTTTCCTTTTTCATAAAAAAATAA
- a CDS encoding DEAD/DEAH box helicase, with protein sequence MNLFEQLGLNEPILKAISDMGFETPSEIQQKAIPTLLANGADMVALAQTGTGKTAAFGFPLLQLIDTDSRVTQGLILSPTRELCLQIASELRNYAKYLPKVNVVAVYGGASIEEQARSLKKGAQIIVATPGRMQDMIRRNFVDISHINYCVLDEADEMLNMGFYEDITAILSHTPQEKSTWLFSATMPNEVAKIARKFMRKPIEITVGTRNQATNTVQHEYYIVSGRHRYQALKRLADANPDIFSVVFCRTKRDTQAVAEKLIEDGYNAAALHGDLSQNQRDLVMKSFRARQIQMLVATDVAARGIDVDDITHVIHYQLPDEIETYNHRSGRTGRAGKSGISMVILPKSEVKKIKTIEKMIGQPFEQKQLPSGMEICEIQLYHLANNLKNTEVNPAIDDYLPAIYKELKNVDRDELIKKIFSVEFTRFFNYYKNAENLSVENERESRSRGNSDEVRYFINIGERDGYDWKSLKDFLKATLNLGRDDVFKVDVKNSFSFFNTDADLSDLVMDTFNDFQLDGRFINVELSTKGAGRDRGGSKRGNDDGRKHGNDEGRNRKKGQRESRKQKTAEALQQAFKKKKKRK encoded by the coding sequence ATGAATTTATTTGAACAATTAGGTCTTAATGAACCTATCCTCAAAGCCATCAGCGATATGGGCTTTGAAACTCCTTCTGAAATTCAGCAAAAAGCCATCCCTACTCTTTTAGCAAATGGTGCTGATATGGTAGCTTTAGCCCAAACGGGTACTGGTAAAACAGCCGCTTTTGGCTTTCCTCTCCTCCAACTTATCGATACTGATAGCCGTGTAACTCAAGGTCTTATCCTTTCACCTACACGCGAACTCTGCTTGCAAATCGCTTCTGAACTCCGCAATTATGCTAAGTACCTCCCTAAGGTGAACGTAGTGGCGGTATATGGCGGTGCAAGTATCGAGGAACAAGCGCGTAGCCTCAAAAAAGGCGCACAAATTATCGTGGCTACTCCTGGGCGTATGCAAGATATGATACGCCGTAACTTCGTAGATATCAGCCATATCAACTATTGTGTGCTCGACGAAGCCGACGAAATGCTCAATATGGGCTTCTATGAAGATATTACCGCAATTCTATCGCATACCCCTCAAGAAAAAAGCACTTGGCTCTTTTCGGCTACTATGCCTAACGAGGTGGCTAAGATAGCGCGTAAGTTTATGCGTAAGCCTATTGAAATAACAGTAGGAACTCGCAATCAGGCTACTAACACCGTGCAACACGAGTACTATATAGTGAGCGGTCGCCATAGATACCAAGCCCTAAAACGCCTCGCCGATGCCAACCCCGATATCTTCTCAGTAGTGTTTTGCCGCACCAAACGCGATACTCAGGCAGTAGCCGAAAAACTCATTGAAGACGGTTACAATGCCGCTGCCCTTCACGGCGATTTGAGTCAGAATCAGCGCGATTTGGTGATGAAATCCTTCCGCGCACGCCAAATACAAATGCTTGTCGCTACCGATGTCGCTGCCCGCGGTATTGATGTAGACGATATCACCCACGTAATTCACTACCAATTGCCCGACGAAATAGAAACCTACAACCACCGCAGTGGGCGTACAGGTCGTGCTGGTAAATCGGGAATTTCGATGGTAATTTTGCCAAAAAGCGAGGTAAAGAAAATCAAAACTATCGAAAAGATGATAGGGCAACCTTTTGAGCAAAAACAATTGCCATCGGGTATGGAAATCTGCGAGATACAGCTCTATCACTTGGCTAACAACCTCAAAAATACAGAAGTAAACCCTGCTATCGACGATTATTTGCCTGCTATCTATAAAGAACTGAAAAATGTAGATCGCGATGAGTTGATCAAAAAAATATTCTCAGTAGAGTTTACGCGTTTCTTCAATTATTATAAAAATGCCGAAAACTTATCGGTAGAGAACGAGCGTGAAAGCCGCAGTAGGGGTAATAGCGATGAAGTGCGCTATTTCATCAACATAGGTGAACGCGATGGCTACGACTGGAAATCGCTCAAAGATTTCCTCAAAGCAACCCTTAATTTAGGTCGTGATGATGTTTTCAAAGTAGATGTAAAGAACAGTTTCTCTTTCTTCAATACCGATGCCGACCTCTCCGATTTGGTGATGGATACCTTTAACGACTTCCAATTGGACGGTCGCTTCATCAATGTAGAACTCTCTACCAAAGGTGCTGGCAGAGACCGTGGCGGAAGCAAACGCGGAAATGATGACGGTAGGAAACACGGCAACGATGAGGGTAGAAATCGCAAAAAAGGACAAAGAGAAAGTCGCAAACAAAAGACTGCTGAAGCTCTCCAACAGGCTTTTAAAAAGAAGAAAAAACGTAAATAA
- a CDS encoding phosphatase PAP2 family protein: MLEYLIETDKQLLCFLNSGGTTEADSLWLLITNALSSIPLYAFLLYLCFKYFHWKRVLLILVFTAIIITTTDQLANVFKYGFQRLRPCHDESLIGQMRMVICGGKYGFFSAHAANTMAIAVFFSYLLRKNARYIVTLLLCWSVIVSYSRIYLGVHFPGDVLVGWIFGILLATLYYFLFLFVEKKLKSPRTPEGGQSSKAT; the protein is encoded by the coding sequence ATGTTAGAATACCTTATAGAAACGGATAAGCAACTGCTCTGTTTTCTCAATAGTGGGGGGACAACCGAAGCCGATAGCCTTTGGCTACTCATTACCAATGCGCTCTCGTCTATCCCCCTCTATGCTTTCTTGTTATACTTGTGTTTCAAGTATTTCCATTGGAAACGAGTGTTGCTCATCTTGGTATTCACTGCTATTATCATCACCACTACCGACCAGCTAGCAAATGTTTTCAAATACGGATTCCAACGCTTGCGCCCTTGTCACGATGAGAGTCTTATAGGGCAAATGCGAATGGTGATTTGCGGTGGTAAGTATGGTTTTTTTTCAGCACACGCCGCCAATACAATGGCAATAGCCGTATTTTTTAGTTACTTGCTTAGGAAAAACGCCCGATATATCGTTACTCTATTGCTCTGCTGGTCAGTGATTGTAAGTTATAGCCGTATTTATTTAGGCGTGCATTTTCCAGGTGATGTATTGGTAGGTTGGATCTTTGGAATACTCTTAGCTACCCTTTATTATTTTCTTTTTCTATTTGTGGAAAAGAAGTTAAAAAGCCCCCGAACCCCCGAAGGGGGACAATCCTCAAAGGCCACCTAA
- a CDS encoding DUF2851 family protein: MKEDFLHYLWKYKKVPLNAVLTTGERLQILSFGDYNSLSGPDFQSAQLLIGEQQWAGNVEMHLKSSDWYVHGHESDPAYRNVILHVVWEHDIEVFDANNQPIPTLELRELISPELLKRYKTTVASHCQFIPCEKEYTTVPAITLLSWNERLLVERLEEKATVVNELWKATNFDWEKVLFCMLLKSFGGTVNGEAFLQLGKYIDFGIIRKERSHPLHLEALLLGQAGLLPKATELTYPRELLQNYHYLQQKYNLSAPVVKIHFTGLRPQGFPTIRLSQLAQLYELNEGLFSKILEVNDFKSIQKLFAVAVSEFWETHYTFTKTSKKVKKPISASLITLIWINVFIPLKYAYYQSLGKDVSESLIEELKIMTAESNSIITQYQQLGATVTTAFDTQVLLQQYKHYCQSKRCLDCAIGISILGKR, from the coding sequence ATGAAAGAAGATTTCTTACACTACCTATGGAAATACAAAAAAGTACCTCTCAACGCTGTACTTACTACAGGAGAGCGTTTGCAAATTCTCTCATTTGGTGACTATAATTCCCTTTCAGGTCCCGATTTCCAAAGTGCTCAACTGCTTATAGGTGAACAGCAATGGGCAGGTAATGTAGAAATGCATCTCAAATCATCGGATTGGTATGTGCACGGTCACGAAAGTGATCCCGCCTATCGCAATGTGATTCTGCACGTAGTTTGGGAACACGATATAGAAGTATTCGATGCTAACAACCAGCCAATTCCCACTTTAGAACTCCGAGAACTCATCTCCCCCGAACTCTTAAAGCGATACAAAACCACTGTAGCCTCACATTGTCAGTTTATTCCTTGTGAAAAGGAATATACTACTGTGCCAGCGATTACTTTACTTTCGTGGAATGAGCGTCTGTTAGTAGAACGTTTAGAAGAAAAAGCTACTGTTGTGAACGAGTTGTGGAAAGCTACTAATTTTGATTGGGAGAAAGTACTTTTTTGTATGCTTCTCAAGTCTTTTGGTGGCACCGTAAATGGTGAAGCATTTCTGCAATTGGGCAAATATATCGATTTTGGTATTATCCGCAAAGAACGCTCACACCCCTTACATTTAGAAGCGCTACTATTGGGGCAAGCAGGCTTACTCCCCAAAGCAACTGAACTCACCTATCCACGTGAACTCTTGCAAAATTATCACTACCTACAACAGAAATACAATCTCTCTGCACCTGTAGTAAAAATACATTTCACTGGTTTGCGTCCGCAAGGGTTTCCTACTATCCGACTCTCGCAACTCGCACAGCTATACGAGCTAAATGAAGGTTTGTTTTCTAAAATCCTCGAAGTGAATGATTTTAAAAGTATCCAAAAACTTTTTGCCGTAGCAGTCTCCGAATTTTGGGAAACCCACTATACCTTTACTAAGACTTCTAAAAAAGTAAAAAAGCCTATTAGTGCAAGCCTTATTACACTTATTTGGATAAATGTATTCATTCCACTCAAATATGCCTATTACCAAAGTTTAGGCAAGGACGTGAGCGAATCTCTCATTGAAGAACTCAAAATAATGACAGCCGAGAGCAACAGCATAATCACCCAATACCAACAATTAGGTGCCACCGTTACCACCGCTTTTGATACCCAAGTACTTCTACAACAGTACAAACACTATTGCCAGTCCAAACGTTGTTTAGATTGCGCTATAGGGATTTCGATTTTAGGTAAGAGGTAA
- a CDS encoding pyruvate carboxyltransferase, producing the protein MTNNNLQLIECVTIANEDYLQSLLAVGFYALALKAELHPLVSHLDFSNTKTKILLLDDELPTIEKQGITISSLATAYQAGITRFYSAIKGYGGYLPTEKLLTFFQAQHHPMDINLLAFESAYNEALHQVTTNR; encoded by the coding sequence ATGACAAATAATAACTTACAACTCATAGAATGTGTAACGATAGCCAATGAGGATTATTTGCAATCTTTATTGGCTGTTGGCTTTTATGCTCTTGCTCTCAAAGCTGAACTACACCCTTTAGTTAGCCATTTAGATTTTTCAAACACCAAAACTAAAATCTTGCTCTTAGACGACGAACTGCCTACCATTGAAAAACAAGGTATTACTATTAGCAGTTTGGCTACTGCCTACCAAGCTGGCATTACCCGTTTTTACAGTGCTATCAAAGGTTATGGCGGCTATCTTCCTACTGAAAAACTCCTCACCTTCTTCCAAGCCCAACATCACCCTATGGACATCAACCTGCTCGCTTTTGAGAGTGCTTATAATGAAGCGCTACATCAGGTAACAACTAATAGATAA
- a CDS encoding HAD family hydrolase — protein MTNNYIIFDMDGVLLDSEPMHQEIIYETFQLKGIPFDKAYIQTLTGMSAFPMWEKVKCDAHRTESVEELMQFHRDYFFKRLPEVKVPLVPHVKEVLEKFKNEAKHLSLASSSGRKLIDIFTQQTNIAHYFEVMMSGDDVQYSKPNPDIFLKVAQWYHLPATQFTVIEDSTNGVKAAKSANMQCVGFQNPLSGGQDLSQADLLIHSMQELL, from the coding sequence ATGACTAACAACTATATTATCTTTGATATGGACGGGGTGCTACTGGACAGTGAACCGATGCACCAAGAGATTATTTATGAGACTTTTCAGCTGAAAGGCATTCCGTTTGACAAGGCATATATACAAACTCTCACGGGAATGTCGGCTTTTCCGATGTGGGAAAAGGTAAAATGCGATGCCCACCGAACAGAAAGTGTAGAGGAGCTAATGCAGTTTCACCGTGATTACTTTTTCAAACGATTACCCGAAGTGAAAGTTCCCTTAGTACCTCACGTAAAAGAAGTGTTAGAGAAGTTTAAGAATGAAGCAAAGCACTTATCATTAGCTTCCTCTTCCGGACGCAAACTCATCGATATTTTTACTCAGCAAACAAATATAGCACACTATTTTGAAGTAATGATGAGCGGAGATGATGTGCAGTACAGCAAACCTAATCCTGACATATTCCTAAAAGTAGCCCAATGGTACCACTTGCCAGCAACACAATTTACAGTGATAGAGGACAGTACCAATGGCGTGAAAGCTGCCAAAAGTGCTAATATGCAGTGTGTGGGCTTCCAGAATCCCCTTTCAGGCGGACAAGATTTAAGTCAAGCTGACCTACTTATCCATTCAATGCAAGAACTTTTATGA
- a CDS encoding Wzz/FepE/Etk N-terminal domain-containing protein produces the protein MENNHHNTIREEDEIDLLQLINKLWRAKKSITVFTLIFMVIGILVALFSAKEYTATTIMVPQATDSKSTGGLGGLAAMAGINLGGNNADAIPLTTYSKIIESVPFKKKLAQTKLTFSDISNPITYEQYCKNYAKPSILGSVMSIFRSNPSEPSIKVQDTTHITSISKEERAILNSIDNNIKLNLNEKEGYITLSYAMPEALPAAQMLQSAQQLLQETVTEFKLQKAKEEFDFVQQRFIEAEKDFKAKQYAVAGFQDRNRDLFSNLPQTRLQQLQAEYNLAFNVYTELAKQLETKRIKMKEDQPIFTIIEPVSVPNERSKPKRMMIIAIWTFVGLIIGIGNVFLKDFRQQLKSNND, from the coding sequence ATGGAAAATAATCATCACAATACGATAAGAGAAGAAGATGAAATTGATTTGTTACAGCTTATCAATAAGCTTTGGAGAGCTAAGAAATCAATCACTGTATTTACGTTGATATTTATGGTCATAGGGATATTAGTAGCCTTATTTTCGGCTAAAGAATACACCGCTACCACTATTATGGTACCACAAGCAACTGATAGCAAATCGACAGGAGGATTGGGGGGACTTGCAGCTATGGCAGGGATTAATTTAGGAGGAAACAATGCAGATGCTATTCCACTTACTACCTACTCCAAGATTATTGAAAGTGTTCCGTTTAAAAAGAAATTAGCACAGACGAAGCTTACTTTTTCAGATATTTCTAATCCAATTACCTATGAGCAATATTGTAAAAATTATGCGAAACCGAGCATTTTGGGTAGTGTGATGAGTATTTTCCGTTCAAACCCTTCTGAACCGTCTATTAAGGTACAAGATACCACCCATATTACGAGTATTAGTAAGGAGGAGAGAGCTATCCTTAATAGTATCGACAATAATATCAAGTTGAATTTAAATGAAAAAGAGGGTTATATTACGCTATCGTATGCAATGCCCGAAGCACTTCCTGCGGCACAAATGTTGCAAAGTGCGCAACAGTTATTGCAAGAAACAGTAACTGAGTTTAAATTGCAAAAAGCAAAAGAAGAGTTCGACTTTGTACAACAACGTTTTATCGAAGCTGAAAAAGATTTTAAGGCAAAGCAATACGCTGTGGCAGGTTTCCAAGACCGCAATCGTGACCTTTTTAGCAACTTACCTCAAACGCGTTTGCAACAACTACAAGCTGAGTATAACTTAGCTTTTAATGTATATACTGAATTAGCTAAACAACTCGAAACCAAACGTATTAAGATGAAGGAAGACCAACCAATATTTACTATAATTGAGCCTGTGAGTGTACCTAACGAACGTTCTAAACCCAAACGAATGATGATTATTGCCATTTGGACGTTTGTAGGACTCATTATAGGAATAGGTAATGTTTTTCTAAAAGACTTTAGACAACAACTCAAATCTAATAACGACTAA